A stretch of the uncultured Desulfobacter sp. genome encodes the following:
- a CDS encoding PAS domain S-box protein: MSRTESKRLDAQMGPDPFLSVSGIRRHVGAVYVDKVSAEPLVIMSVPIITRTGKRLGILAAEVNLKFIWQLVEALRVGETGYAYVVDKKGRLIAFGDISRVLKGETLHHLEDVSDFVRHQKTREQKKVHRFVGITGETVVGTYVPLVDPDWAVMTELPVSEAYRPVLRNGWVSVAIVLAMSALAGWMGVVLARKLSAPIVELTRAADRITAGELPLKAKIKGSAEVIRLSRAFNAMTQQLGMMLDKEAKRTRTLEMEISKRKEMESELRLTQFVYDKAPIGIWRMGKDSEILDVNEHGRSSLGYSREELCRMKVVDFDPNFDAEAWADNLTALKKTGTNTVESHHQRKNGEIFPIQVIQDRVTYGDEVYHVAFVQDITERKKAEEARRRNYSQLKAIYNTLPVIIWSTDKNGVLTLSEGKELERLGLQPGQEVGLSLFDLYKDIPLFLGHVTRALAGQYCEYVLNYKGHYYHAVFMPFFDENNRIQGINGLSINVTKQKKAEEEIRRLRNYLSNIIDSMPSVLVGVTPEGRVTQWNKQAERITGLIADQAMEKPLDTVLSHFAGKMRDIQTAIQDNRVITASKVPYKQENETRFEDITIFPLTANQVVEGAVIRVDDVTEQVRMEEMMIQSEKILSVGGLAAGMAHEINNPLAGMLQTAEVMAQRLRAGTGIPANRKAAQAAGITMESIEQYMKDRGIQRMIESITVSGQRVSEIVNNILSFARKEDAVVPAHHLADILDKTIDLAATDYNLKKEYDFKRIKITREYDETLPAVPCQATKIQQVILNILTNGAQAMQGAETPDPRFIIRTRANPVRDIVCIEIEDNGPGMDEKTRKHIFDPFFTTKPVGVGTGLGLSVSYFIITENHGGEIIVESSPGKGAKFTICLPGGGIQK; encoded by the coding sequence ATGTCACGGACCGAGTCGAAAAGGCTTGATGCCCAAATGGGTCCTGATCCCTTCTTATCGGTGTCCGGAATCCGACGGCATGTGGGTGCGGTCTATGTGGACAAGGTATCGGCTGAACCCCTGGTGATCATGTCGGTTCCGATCATCACCCGGACGGGGAAGCGGCTCGGGATTCTTGCGGCTGAGGTCAATTTGAAATTCATTTGGCAACTGGTGGAAGCGCTCCGGGTGGGAGAAACGGGATACGCCTACGTAGTGGACAAAAAAGGACGCCTGATTGCCTTCGGTGATATCAGCCGCGTGCTGAAAGGTGAAACATTGCACCACCTCGAAGATGTCTCGGACTTTGTCCGTCACCAGAAAACAAGAGAACAGAAAAAGGTTCATCGATTTGTGGGTATTACGGGTGAGACGGTGGTCGGCACCTATGTCCCTCTTGTAGACCCGGACTGGGCGGTGATGACTGAATTGCCGGTAAGCGAAGCCTACCGGCCCGTCTTACGAAACGGGTGGGTCTCCGTTGCCATTGTGCTGGCCATGTCTGCTTTGGCCGGATGGATGGGCGTGGTTCTGGCCCGCAAACTGTCCGCACCCATTGTTGAATTGACCCGGGCCGCCGATCGCATCACCGCAGGAGAATTGCCCCTGAAGGCAAAAATAAAAGGCTCGGCGGAAGTCATTCGTCTTTCCCGGGCCTTCAATGCAATGACGCAACAACTGGGCATGATGCTGGACAAAGAGGCAAAACGGACACGAACCCTGGAGATGGAAATCAGCAAACGCAAGGAGATGGAATCTGAACTAAGGCTGACACAGTTCGTTTACGATAAGGCACCCATCGGCATCTGGAGAATGGGGAAGGACAGCGAGATCCTGGATGTGAATGAACATGGACGATCCAGCTTAGGCTATTCCCGGGAGGAACTCTGCCGGATGAAAGTCGTTGATTTCGACCCCAACTTTGATGCCGAGGCCTGGGCCGACAATTTGACTGCACTGAAAAAGACCGGAACCAATACCGTTGAATCCCATCATCAACGCAAAAACGGCGAGATTTTTCCCATCCAGGTCATCCAGGATAGGGTGACGTACGGGGACGAAGTGTATCACGTGGCCTTTGTTCAGGATATTACGGAACGTAAGAAGGCCGAAGAGGCCCGGCGCCGAAACTACTCACAACTCAAAGCGATCTACAATACCCTTCCGGTCATCATCTGGTCAACGGATAAAAACGGGGTTCTCACCCTGTCTGAAGGAAAGGAGCTTGAAAGATTAGGACTCCAACCCGGACAAGAGGTGGGACTGTCCCTTTTTGATTTATACAAAGATATTCCTCTCTTTCTGGGACATGTGACGCGCGCCTTGGCAGGGCAATATTGTGAGTATGTTTTAAATTATAAGGGTCATTATTATCATGCGGTTTTCATGCCTTTTTTTGATGAAAACAACCGGATTCAAGGAATAAACGGCCTGTCGATCAACGTTACCAAACAAAAGAAAGCTGAAGAAGAAATCCGCCGGCTGCGCAATTATCTGTCCAACATCATTGATTCCATGCCTTCGGTTCTGGTGGGCGTTACCCCCGAAGGGAGGGTGACCCAGTGGAACAAACAGGCTGAACGAATCACCGGACTCATTGCTGATCAGGCGATGGAAAAACCTTTGGATACCGTTTTATCCCATTTTGCCGGAAAAATGAGGGACATCCAAACCGCCATTCAAGACAACAGGGTAATCACCGCATCCAAAGTCCCTTACAAACAGGAGAACGAGACCCGCTTCGAAGATATCACCATCTTTCCCCTTACGGCCAACCAAGTGGTGGAAGGCGCCGTGATCCGGGTGGATGATGTAACAGAGCAGGTTCGCATGGAAGAGATGATGATCCAGAGCGAAAAGATACTGTCTGTGGGCGGTCTGGCCGCGGGCATGGCCCATGAGATCAACAATCCACTTGCCGGCATGCTGCAGACCGCAGAGGTAATGGCCCAGCGGCTTAGGGCAGGAACCGGTATCCCGGCCAACCGAAAAGCGGCGCAAGCGGCCGGCATTACCATGGAGTCCATTGAGCAATACATGAAAGACAGAGGAATACAAAGGATGATTGAAAGCATCACCGTTTCAGGACAGCGGGTGTCGGAGATTGTGAACAATATTCTCAGTTTTGCCCGGAAAGAAGATGCGGTTGTACCCGCCCATCACCTGGCCGATATCCTGGACAAAACCATTGACCTTGCGGCGACAGATTACAACTTAAAAAAAGAGTATGACTTTAAGCGAATTAAGATCACCAGGGAATATGATGAAACTCTGCCCGCCGTCCCCTGCCAGGCGACCAAAATCCAGCAGGTGATCCTGAACATTCTGACCAACGGGGCCCAGGCCATGCAGGGTGCAGAAACCCCAGATCCCAGGTTCATTATCCGGACCCGTGCAAATCCGGTCCGGGACATCGTCTGCATTGAGATCGAGGATAACGGACCCGGCATGGATGAAAAGACACGCAAACATATTTTTGACCCCTTTTTTACCACCAAGCCGGTGGGGGTGGGGACGGGGCTTGGATTGAGCGTCTCTTACTTTATTATCACCGAAAACCATGGCGGTGAAATAATCGTGGAATCAAGTCCCGGAAAGGGGGCCAAATTCACCATCTGTCTGCCGGGTGGAGGTATTCAAAAATGA
- a CDS encoding ABC transporter substrate binding protein — translation MKTQLKIFSVLICLCQLARVGYAADQNRHARFKVLVVMSYEESYSWCRQTKTGIDEILSPSHQVHYFYMDTKNDYENGPQKAQEAFKLFQALQPDGVIAADDNAQSMFVVPYLKDKVKTPVMFCGVNEAPEKYGYPASNVSGILERLHVAETIAFAQQLVPTIKTVGIIGKDSPTIRAIQAQVNGEYSTYSAKFVDFKTAGNRREILSMAKELKAGCDLLCIMTLRGITDTDGRPMDDKEIGPLVADAFGKTVATTDHVVIPYAAMCAVVKNGWEQGLTSARMLLKAMEGTPVDRIPIEVNSYGKRYINVTMMKKMGIRPKPILLQGAKLIRTQE, via the coding sequence ATGAAAACGCAACTAAAAATCTTCTCTGTATTAATATGCCTTTGTCAACTGGCCAGGGTTGGATATGCCGCAGACCAGAACCGTCATGCCCGCTTCAAGGTTCTCGTCGTGATGAGTTATGAGGAATCCTACTCCTGGTGCCGCCAAACCAAAACGGGAATCGATGAGATCCTTTCCCCCTCCCACCAGGTCCACTACTTTTATATGGACACCAAGAACGATTATGAAAACGGACCGCAAAAGGCACAAGAAGCCTTCAAGCTGTTCCAGGCGCTCCAGCCTGATGGCGTGATTGCCGCCGATGACAATGCCCAATCCATGTTTGTGGTACCCTATTTGAAAGACAAGGTCAAAACACCGGTGATGTTCTGCGGGGTCAATGAAGCCCCGGAAAAATACGGATATCCGGCATCGAATGTGTCGGGAATTCTTGAACGGCTGCATGTCGCCGAAACCATCGCCTTTGCCCAGCAGCTGGTTCCGACCATTAAAACGGTGGGGATTATCGGTAAAGACAGTCCGACCATTCGGGCCATTCAAGCCCAGGTGAATGGCGAATACAGCACCTACTCCGCTAAATTTGTAGACTTTAAAACGGCGGGAAACCGGCGGGAAATTCTGTCGATGGCCAAGGAGCTGAAGGCCGGGTGTGACCTTCTGTGCATAATGACCTTACGGGGCATAACGGATACTGACGGACGGCCTATGGATGATAAAGAGATCGGCCCCCTGGTGGCAGATGCCTTTGGAAAAACAGTGGCCACCACGGACCATGTGGTAATCCCTTATGCGGCCATGTGCGCCGTCGTCAAAAACGGCTGGGAACAAGGCCTGACCTCCGCCAGGATGCTGCTCAAGGCCATGGAGGGAACGCCGGTGGACCGGATTCCCATTGAGGTAAACAGCTACGGCAAACGGTATATCAATGTCACGATGATGAAAAAAATGGGAATCAGACCCAAACCCATTCTTTTGCAGGGCGCAAAACTTATACGCACCCAGGAGTGA
- a CDS encoding TonB-dependent receptor translates to MKTKMQFMGLLILLFPLQVWAEVNISPTVVTATISEKTLEEAPGSVQVITDLEIEEMGATCVAEVLEQATGLMVSEASGRAKTANIRGTGTKRSLVLIDGRRLAAGYKDFTSTDQIPVSMIQRIEIVRGPSGAIYGSDAIGGVVNIITKKAPDKSSGAVTMRYKSHLDEDSDGGMGSAWVGSKLGKTAFILSGSTQNIGGWDDDSASPDDGDDKDLNSAAGRISYALTDASNLSAGFDYFDLERQGERFYQGQSRERTAEDQRINYFFEYNNQIARDGNLLVRAYRSEHENKMQFSPTAPVTSEEDAERWLNQVEARYTGPLIGNHLLSVGAEFRQEGREDSTGADNDLDNTSIFMQDEFEIFSSLYFTAGLRYDNHSEFGGQFSPKASLVYGIFDKLRLKASIGKGFRAPSISELFVTSYRNKAKYVYSPNPDLDPEESLSYEIGLEGSKGRFSGGVTAFRNDIDNMIDAQFIRTEGSGKNKITYYQYQNIAQACTQGIEARTDIKLPWHLTTGASVTWLDTENKETGEELAGTSDIKAVFRLTYYHPDYKFRAATRINYIGDQHELDGEDKNEYVTVNLYLAKDFSNRIRVFAGIDNLFNEKKAYEGVTYVEPASAYAGCSIRF, encoded by the coding sequence ATGAAAACCAAAATGCAGTTCATGGGATTATTAATTCTACTGTTTCCATTACAAGTATGGGCTGAAGTAAATATCAGCCCTACGGTGGTCACGGCCACCATATCGGAAAAAACCCTGGAAGAAGCACCGGGATCGGTTCAGGTTATAACCGACCTGGAGATCGAAGAGATGGGGGCGACTTGCGTGGCCGAAGTTTTGGAACAGGCCACGGGTCTCATGGTGTCCGAAGCATCCGGCCGGGCCAAAACCGCGAACATCAGGGGAACCGGAACCAAAAGAAGTCTGGTACTCATTGACGGCAGGCGGCTGGCAGCCGGATACAAAGATTTTACCAGCACAGACCAGATCCCGGTCAGCATGATCCAGAGGATCGAAATCGTAAGGGGACCCAGCGGCGCTATATACGGCAGTGATGCCATCGGCGGCGTGGTTAACATCATCACCAAAAAGGCGCCGGACAAGTCGTCAGGCGCAGTGACCATGCGCTACAAAAGTCACCTGGATGAAGATTCCGACGGTGGTATGGGCTCGGCCTGGGTGGGGTCTAAACTGGGAAAAACCGCTTTCATACTGTCAGGTTCCACCCAGAACATCGGCGGCTGGGATGATGACAGTGCCAGCCCTGATGATGGTGATGATAAAGATCTGAATTCCGCAGCAGGCCGGATATCCTACGCACTGACCGATGCATCAAATCTAAGCGCAGGATTTGATTATTTTGACCTGGAACGCCAAGGGGAGCGGTTTTACCAGGGCCAGAGCCGAGAACGAACTGCCGAAGACCAACGGATCAATTACTTTTTTGAGTACAACAATCAGATCGCCCGGGACGGGAATCTATTGGTCCGTGCCTATCGTTCCGAGCATGAAAATAAAATGCAATTTTCGCCCACAGCGCCCGTAACCAGTGAAGAGGATGCCGAACGCTGGCTGAACCAGGTAGAGGCCAGGTATACCGGCCCGCTTATAGGAAACCATCTTTTGAGCGTTGGCGCCGAATTTAGGCAGGAGGGCCGTGAAGACAGTACAGGTGCGGATAATGATCTGGACAACACCAGTATTTTTATGCAGGATGAATTTGAAATTTTCTCTTCGTTGTATTTTACAGCCGGTCTGCGCTATGACAATCATTCCGAATTCGGAGGCCAGTTTTCGCCCAAAGCATCTCTGGTCTATGGCATTTTTGATAAACTCAGACTTAAAGCCTCTATCGGCAAAGGATTTAGAGCCCCATCCATTTCAGAACTGTTTGTTACCTCCTACCGCAACAAGGCAAAATATGTATACAGTCCCAACCCAGATCTTGATCCCGAAGAGTCTCTTTCCTATGAGATAGGTCTGGAAGGTAGCAAAGGCCGTTTTTCGGGCGGTGTCACCGCATTTAGAAATGATATCGACAATATGATTGACGCACAGTTCATTCGCACTGAAGGTTCCGGTAAAAATAAAATAACCTATTACCAATATCAGAACATTGCACAAGCCTGCACACAAGGTATTGAAGCCCGGACAGACATTAAACTTCCCTGGCACTTGACTACCGGGGCCAGTGTCACCTGGCTGGACACGGAAAACAAGGAAACCGGTGAAGAACTGGCCGGGACTTCGGATATAAAGGCCGTTTTCAGGCTGACCTATTATCACCCTGACTACAAATTCCGTGCGGCGACCCGCATCAACTATATCGGTGACCAGCATGAACTCGATGGCGAAGACAAAAACGAATATGTCACTGTTAATCTTTATCTTGCAAAGGATTTTTCAAACCGAATACGCGTATTTGCCGGTATTGACAATCTATTCAATGAAAAAAAAGCATATGAAGGTGTGACTTATGTGGAACCTGCCAGTGCTTATGCGGGATGTAGCATCCGATTTTAG
- a CDS encoding ABC transporter substrate-binding protein, producing the protein MTTMMIKLIRNGLVSYVWAILVIILVIGMLTSGCDRTKPKTFRVGVVCGADLFFPVIHGIKSQMTELGFKEDENIIYDVLTFNDDAEGEYNAAKKLVADHVDVIVTMPTQPSVMAHKAINGTEIPLVFSYAGIEGTGLVESVPHPGKNATGVRFPGPEQICKRLEILHEIRPEAKRIWIGYDKNYPTITPSLAALRPLASSLGITLIDVPVTTFNALAKDLEERAQKAGPGMDAMILMPDTLNHSTPGWNLINSFAEKHGLPLGGSFYYTVEQGALYGTGNEMPDVGRLTAPLIAKVLKGTPAGSIPVVTPEQVLVINLRVAGKLGITLPDGVLNMASKIIQ; encoded by the coding sequence ATGACAACAATGATGATAAAGCTGATTAGAAACGGCCTGGTGTCGTATGTATGGGCCATCTTGGTCATTATACTTGTCATAGGCATGCTGACATCAGGATGCGACAGAACAAAGCCTAAAACGTTCCGGGTAGGCGTAGTGTGCGGCGCAGACCTGTTTTTTCCAGTAATCCACGGAATTAAATCCCAAATGACCGAATTGGGATTTAAGGAGGATGAGAACATCATTTATGATGTACTCACCTTCAACGATGATGCTGAAGGTGAGTACAATGCGGCAAAAAAATTAGTTGCCGATCATGTCGATGTGATCGTTACCATGCCCACCCAGCCTTCGGTCATGGCCCATAAGGCCATAAACGGCACGGAGATCCCCCTGGTATTTTCCTATGCAGGGATTGAGGGAACCGGTTTGGTGGAGAGTGTACCCCATCCTGGAAAAAATGCCACAGGGGTCCGCTTCCCCGGCCCGGAACAGATTTGCAAACGACTGGAAATACTGCATGAGATCCGGCCTGAAGCAAAGCGGATATGGATCGGTTATGATAAAAACTACCCTACAATCACCCCGTCACTTGCAGCCTTGCGCCCTTTGGCATCATCCTTGGGAATCACGCTGATTGATGTTCCGGTAACTACGTTCAATGCGTTGGCAAAAGACCTCGAAGAAAGAGCTCAAAAGGCCGGCCCGGGCATGGACGCCATGATTCTCATGCCGGATACCCTCAACCACTCAACCCCAGGATGGAATCTGATCAACTCTTTTGCTGAAAAACACGGGCTGCCCCTGGGAGGCTCTTTTTATTATACGGTGGAACAGGGGGCACTGTACGGCACGGGAAATGAAATGCCGGATGTGGGCCGACTGACCGCCCCTCTCATTGCCAAGGTCCTTAAGGGCACGCCTGCCGGGAGCATACCAGTGGTAACGCCCGAGCAAGTGCTTGTGATCAATCTCCGTGTTGCCGGGAAACTTGGCATCACACTTCCCGACGGCGTGTTGAACATGGCCTCTAAAATCATCCAATAA
- a CDS encoding cbb3-type cytochrome c oxidase subunit I, producing MPEKMAKLFIITSLFFLLFCCIEGLMFPLKFQLKSICSTIFHIPGDQIKAFFGYFVAKIHTHVGLIGWLSASLMGILYYLAPKIGGRQHYFSWAAWGNWGCHTAGIIILIIGFHMIGILGLTSGFAPGSEEFRTASDLGKQVVIIGGVLILISILLFSLNMLRTLLIKTEAKPSTETINNPVHKKLAAVTALLIAGILFINTAPCMASATPVPEKADVIIIGDRLVDIAYNLGVLPAAMSVRCSLWPLCDTFKTTSQVLGCPNCLQKKKAKPLIDFANAHQIKKVIIEKGNPFCALVPKLHPEKIADLLETHGLSVTIVEYSHDLNKTVNQMAGLLGKENKAQTLLDDYEQNLAKVMKNIEKKNFAKRVVVLNGVFQASSGKSFLRVESPGGYADQFLLSALKSTNVGNEMVKPEKKASKGHYSIRKLDSLVAAAPDAIIVTGDGFAVQKALSRALVQNPDLAKIPAIKNQAVYNLPGFVQSSLIEYPSILSQWAFVLAR from the coding sequence ATGCCCGAAAAAATGGCTAAACTGTTTATTATCACCTCTTTGTTTTTTCTTTTGTTTTGCTGCATTGAAGGACTGATGTTTCCTTTAAAATTTCAGCTTAAATCAATTTGCTCAACCATATTCCACATCCCCGGGGATCAGATAAAGGCATTTTTCGGTTATTTTGTGGCCAAAATTCACACCCATGTCGGTCTTATTGGATGGCTGAGTGCGTCACTCATGGGAATTTTATATTACCTGGCCCCAAAAATCGGCGGCCGACAGCACTACTTTTCCTGGGCAGCCTGGGGAAACTGGGGATGTCATACCGCTGGTATAATAATTTTAATTATTGGGTTTCATATGATTGGAATTCTGGGCCTGACGTCGGGATTCGCCCCGGGCTCCGAGGAGTTCAGGACCGCATCCGATTTGGGCAAACAGGTTGTGATTATTGGCGGTGTTTTAATTTTGATCTCTATTTTGCTGTTCAGTCTAAACATGCTTCGGACCTTGCTGATCAAAACGGAGGCAAAACCTTCGACCGAAACAATAAATAATCCCGTTCATAAAAAACTTGCCGCGGTAACTGCTCTTCTGATCGCAGGAATACTCTTTATAAATACCGCACCTTGCATGGCCTCTGCCACCCCCGTACCGGAAAAAGCAGATGTTATCATCATAGGAGACCGGCTTGTGGATATAGCCTACAATCTTGGGGTATTGCCGGCAGCCATGTCAGTGCGCTGCTCTCTATGGCCGTTGTGCGACACGTTTAAAACCACCAGTCAGGTCCTGGGCTGCCCCAACTGTCTGCAGAAGAAAAAAGCCAAACCATTAATCGATTTTGCCAACGCCCACCAGATCAAAAAGGTGATCATTGAAAAAGGCAATCCTTTCTGCGCCCTGGTACCGAAACTGCACCCGGAAAAAATAGCGGATTTGCTTGAAACCCATGGATTATCCGTAACGATTGTTGAATATTCCCATGACCTGAATAAAACCGTTAACCAAATGGCGGGTCTTTTAGGCAAAGAAAACAAAGCCCAAACGCTTCTGGACGACTATGAACAGAACCTGGCAAAGGTCATGAAAAATATAGAAAAAAAGAATTTTGCAAAACGGGTGGTGGTTCTTAACGGCGTATTCCAGGCATCTTCCGGCAAATCCTTTTTACGGGTGGAAAGTCCGGGTGGGTATGCCGATCAATTCCTTTTGTCCGCCCTGAAAAGCACCAATGTCGGCAATGAAATGGTAAAACCTGAAAAGAAGGCGTCCAAAGGACATTATTCCATCCGCAAGCTCGACAGTTTAGTTGCAGCTGCGCCCGATGCCATAATCGTCACAGGAGACGGGTTCGCCGTGCAAAAGGCATTGTCCCGGGCACTTGTTCAAAACCCGGACCTGGCCAAAATTCCGGCAATAAAAAACCAGGCCGTTTACAACCTGCCCGGTTTTGTCCAGTCCAGCCTCATTGAGTATCCGTCCATTCTTTCCCAATGGGCCTTTGTGCTGGCGCGTTGA
- the tnpA gene encoding IS200/IS605 family transposase: MDYRQNSHTKYKIEYHFVWVTKYRYHVLQGDVALRVRELVRQTCERFEIHILRGVVSKDHVHILCSAPPNISPSDIMRRVKGRVSRKIFEEFPHLKKRYWGKHFWARGYFCITSGELTKDMIQEYLEHHFEKDPNDHFDIE; the protein is encoded by the coding sequence ATGGACTATCGGCAAAACAGTCATACAAAGTACAAAATAGAATATCATTTTGTTTGGGTGACGAAGTACCGATACCACGTATTGCAAGGGGATGTTGCTTTGCGAGTGAGAGAACTCGTCCGACAAACCTGTGAGAGGTTTGAAATTCACATTTTGCGTGGTGTTGTCAGCAAGGATCATGTTCACATTCTGTGTTCGGCACCACCAAATATTTCCCCGTCTGATATCATGCGCAGAGTTAAGGGGCGTGTGTCTCGGAAAATTTTTGAGGAGTTTCCACATTTGAAAAAGCGATATTGGGGTAAACATTTTTGGGCTCGGGGGTATTTTTGCATAACCTCTGGAGAACTGACAAAAGATATGATTCAAGAGTATCTTGAACATCATTTTGAAAAAGACCCTAATGATCATTTTGATATTGAGTAG
- a CDS encoding FRG domain-containing protein — translation MPDIIVDSWGMLQEELFKGAWNDAIQRYRPPFVYRGLSDESYRLETSLMRLGGPFWTLEKHLLRNFRKYSRAQGREDPDSFWHLLAVAQHHGLPTRLLDWTYSPYIALHFALANIERFDMDGVIWRVNYEQAHELLPPELKGQLTAEGAQAFTVELLTSIGQERPDCHAGEKTFHQYVETLTQFDALGRSEEFLLFFEPPSIDERIVNQYALFSVMPNPRRMIDDWLNIHSDCFQRIIIPADLKWECRDKLDLCNITERVLFPGLDGLGSWLKRHYSPKT, via the coding sequence ATGCCGGACATCATCGTCGATTCCTGGGGTATGCTCCAGGAAGAATTGTTCAAAGGTGCCTGGAATGATGCCATCCAAAGGTATCGGCCTCCTTTTGTATACCGGGGGCTTTCCGATGAATCCTATCGTCTGGAAACCTCTTTAATGCGTTTGGGCGGGCCGTTCTGGACCCTTGAAAAGCATCTGCTGCGTAATTTCCGTAAATATTCCCGGGCCCAGGGGCGCGAAGATCCCGATTCCTTCTGGCACCTTTTGGCCGTAGCCCAGCACCATGGCCTGCCCACCCGCCTCTTGGACTGGACCTATTCGCCTTATATTGCCCTTCATTTTGCATTGGCCAATATTGAACGGTTTGACATGGACGGGGTGATATGGCGGGTAAACTATGAACAGGCTCATGAGTTGCTGCCGCCGGAGCTTAAGGGTCAACTGACTGCAGAAGGCGCCCAGGCGTTTACCGTGGAGCTGCTCACAAGCATCGGCCAGGAAAGGCCGGACTGCCACGCCGGGGAAAAAACCTTTCATCAGTATGTTGAAACCTTAACTCAATTTGATGCCCTGGGGCGGTCCGAGGAGTTCCTGCTTTTTTTTGAGCCGCCATCCATTGACGAGCGCATCGTGAACCAGTATGCTCTCTTTTCTGTCATGCCCAATCCCCGCCGCATGATTGATGACTGGCTGAATATTCATTCAGATTGTTTCCAGCGAATTATTATACCGGCGGACTTGAAATGGGAATGCCGGGATAAACTGGATCTGTGCAATATCACGGAACGTGTACTGTTTCCCGGCCTTGACGGGCTGGGGTCCTGGTTGAAGCGCCATTACAGTCCTAAAACCTGA
- a CDS encoding DASS family sodium-coupled anion symporter, with protein MNETADAGKGKKIGFFLGPAIFILMLLLPVPQGMKPEAWHVAAVTVLMAVWWISEAIPIPATSLLPIALFPLLGVMKSAVATAPYANHLIYLFMGGFFLAVTMERWNLHRRVALYTIRAVGVSPSRMIMGFMVATAFLSMWVSNTATAMMMVPIGLAVINQVTGLTSDDLRYVCVEVSPEFNFGRGLMLGIAYAASVGGVATIIGTPPNTVMAGMVEKMFGVEIGFGQWMLFGVPLAVLTLGLAWFLLTKLLFPMGDLELSGGAAIIDDEIRKLGPMSGAEKKIVAVGCLMAIFWLSRGFLAKSAFMHEIMPHFSYISDATIGIMGALLLFCIPVDFNKRTFLLDWQTAVRIPWDVILLFGGGLAIANGFTKTDLATYIAGQLGALDGASLLVFVAVVVLITIFLTEITSNTATATLLVPIMGSAAIAMGVHPFATIVGACVAASFAFMLPVATPPNAVIFGSGCVSIRQMAMAGVWLNFLGAVLITVFVVYLLPLLWGIDLSMVPDWAVKPG; from the coding sequence ATGAACGAAACGGCAGATGCTGGAAAAGGTAAGAAAATTGGATTTTTTTTAGGCCCGGCTATTTTTATTTTAATGCTTTTGCTTCCGGTCCCCCAGGGTATGAAACCCGAAGCCTGGCATGTGGCGGCCGTGACTGTGCTCATGGCCGTCTGGTGGATTTCCGAGGCCATTCCCATCCCTGCCACAAGCCTTCTGCCCATTGCACTTTTTCCCCTTTTAGGTGTCATGAAATCTGCGGTGGCGACAGCGCCTTATGCCAATCATCTGATTTATCTGTTCATGGGTGGATTTTTTTTGGCCGTGACCATGGAAAGATGGAATCTTCACCGCCGGGTGGCCCTGTATACCATTAGAGCCGTGGGCGTCAGTCCCTCTCGAATGATCATGGGGTTTATGGTCGCTACGGCCTTTTTGTCCATGTGGGTTTCCAACACTGCCACAGCGATGATGATGGTGCCCATTGGGTTGGCGGTCATCAACCAGGTGACCGGGTTGACCTCCGATGATTTGAGATATGTGTGTGTGGAAGTCAGCCCGGAGTTTAATTTTGGCCGGGGCCTGATGCTGGGTATTGCCTATGCTGCATCCGTAGGTGGTGTGGCCACCATTATCGGTACCCCGCCCAATACCGTTATGGCCGGTATGGTTGAAAAGATGTTCGGGGTTGAAATCGGATTTGGCCAGTGGATGCTCTTCGGTGTGCCCCTTGCTGTGCTGACCTTGGGGTTGGCCTGGTTTCTTTTGACAAAATTGCTTTTCCCCATGGGGGATCTGGAACTTTCCGGGGGGGCGGCCATCATCGACGACGAGATCAGAAAACTTGGTCCCATGTCAGGTGCCGAAAAAAAGATTGTGGCCGTGGGATGCCTTATGGCCATATTCTGGCTGTCCCGGGGCTTTTTGGCCAAGTCGGCTTTCATGCATGAGATCATGCCCCATTTCAGTTATATCAGTGATGCGACCATTGGTATCATGGGCGCGCTGCTACTTTTTTGCATTCCTGTGGATTTTAATAAAAGGACGTTCCTTCTTGACTGGCAAACCGCAGTTAGAATTCCCTGGGATGTCATTTTGCTTTTTGGTGGGGGGCTTGCCATTGCCAACGGATTTACCAAGACTGATCTGGCCACTTATATTGCCGGCCAGTTGGGGGCCCTTGATGGGGCCAGTCTTTTGGTGTTTGTGGCGGTGGTGGTACTGATCACCATTTTTCTTACGGAAATTACATCGAACACGGCTACGGCCACCCTGCTTGTACCTATCATGGGCAGTGCCGCCATTGCCATGGGCGTACATCCCTTTGCCACCATTGTCGGGGCTTGTGTGGCAGCTTCTTTTGCGTTTATGCTGCCGGTGGCCACCCCACCCAATGCGGTGATATTCGGCAGCGGATGCGTTTCTATCCGGCAGATGGCCATGGCAGGTGTCTGGCTTAATTTTCTGGGTGCCGTTTTGATTACGGTTTTTGTTGTTTATTTGTTGCCGCTGCTTTGGGGGATTGATTTATCCATGGTACCGGACTGGGCAGTCAAACCCGGCTAA